A single Phragmites australis chromosome 4, lpPhrAust1.1, whole genome shotgun sequence DNA region contains:
- the LOC133914341 gene encoding transcription factor WRKY45-2-like: protein MPPAPSSHQSQMNSRKEKRMSKVDTLAPHNDGHQWRKYGEKKINNTNFPRYYYRCTYKDNMNCPATKQVQQKDHSDPPLYAVTYYNEHSCNSAFLPLSPSEFQLQTSSGKAVSICFDSFAPQEPAAAANASGSPSSNAAVARRGTPPESRNPPVLQHSETYSWGAGAVEQKPASCSTECHDAFPGGAGAVPEEVVDAGRFGSIRFFHFL, encoded by the exons ATGCCTCCTGCGCCCAGCTCGCATCAGTCGCAAATGAATTCGAG GAAGGAGAAGCGGATGAGCAAGGTGGACACCTTGGCGCCGCACAACGACGGCCACCAATGGAGGAAGTACGGCGAGAAGAAGATCAACAACACCAACTTCCCCAG GTATTACTACAGATGCACCTACAAGGACAACATGAACTGCCCGGCCACGAAGCAGGTGCAGCAGAAGGACCACAGCGACCCGCCATTATACGCGGTCACCTACTACAACGAGCACTCGTGCAACAGCGCCTTCCTCCCGCTGTCCCCCTCGGAGTTCCAGCTGCAGACCTCGTCCGGGAAGGCGGTCTCCATCTGCTTCGACTCGTTCGCGCCTCAAgaaccggcggcggcggccaatGCCAGCGGCTCGCCTTCTTCCAACGCAGCGGTGGCGCGGCGCGGCACGCCTCCGGAGAGCAGGAACCCGCCCGTGCTGCAGCATTCTGAGACGTATTCCTGGGGCGCAGGGGCCGTGGAGCAGAAGCCGGCGTCCTGCAGCACCGAGTGCCATGACGCGTTTCCAGGTGGTGCCGGTGCGGTTCCTGAAGAGGTGGTAGACGCAGGCAGATTTGGGTCTATCAGGTTCTTTCATTTTTTGTAA